The Eriocheir sinensis breed Jianghai 21 chromosome 9, ASM2467909v1, whole genome shotgun sequence genomic sequence TGCAACGGGAGCATGCTCGCAGTGTACTGCAGGTGATGACAGTGTACAGGACAGCATAGTAGCCCAGAGCAGTGCTGGTAGGAATGGATCAGGGGTTAGGAAGTTAGGTGGTAAGGCTGAGAGTGGCAGTCATGGGGAGGCTAAGGACAGGTTCAAGGGTACAGATAAAGAAGGCAAAAATGAGACAGTAGCAGAGAGTGACTTAGGATTGCAAGTAGAGGATGATTTAACCAGTGATGTAGTGAATAACTCAGAGGAGAATTTCATGACTAGAGAAAAAGATAGTGAAGGAACTGACCAGTCTAATCTTTGTGAGAGTATTCTTTCAACTGATAAAAGTTCTGCAGATAAAATTCATATAGACAGACGTGCTCAGAGTAACTCTTGCAATGATATCCCCAGCGATAGAACTGAGCAGCAGAGTGAGGTAAGTACAGACCCAACCCAAGTTTACAGCATTTATAGGGAGGATGATATTGATACTCtcttagatgatgatgataatgataataataacaataataataatgatgataataataataaaaagaaggatcACAAAACCACAGGTGATACAAGTAGTCATAGTGGTAATGTAGACAAAACTAACCCCATACATGAGGATAGAGGTGGTGACAGTAGACAGGTTGACGTAGATCTAGGTGAAGGCAACACTGAAACTCACCGTACCATCAGGAGCGTTAGAGAAGAGGGCGTCACTAGCTTTGAGGTTCTCCCGGATGATGACAGGATGACCACTGATGAGGAACTAGAGGCAGGGAAGTATGTAGGTCAAGCTAGTGAGAATGTTGGGGATAACGCTTTTGCTGGGAGGTCAAATGTTGAGGCAGGTGTTGGTAATGAAGTTGACAGCACAATTTCCTTTGAGGCAGAAAATGGGGAAATATACATTGAGGTTCACGATGCCAGTAATGCAGATAAGACTCAAAATGTTTATGAGATGTACGAGGATGTTAACGTTCCACTGACTGATGAATATTTACGTGAGAAGAGACCTAATGTACCAAATTTCAATCACAAGACTTTGGATGGGAAATTAAATATCGCCCCAAATGCTGTAAACCAGATGGAGGACGAGAATGACGATGTGCGAAATCTTGTTGATGAAACCACTATTTATATCAGTGACCAAAACACAGTTGTTGAGGACTTTGAGGACGAAGGAGTCAATAGTCAGCAGGAGTTTGCCGACACTTCCGATGAATATTTTTATGACCCAAGAATTTTCATAGAGGACACGGACGATGATGACGGGCCAGACATGGACGAGAATGTTATTGAAGATGCTGATGAAGAAGACGGTCTTGAAATGAGTAATGGCTATGTTATTGAAGTCACCGAAGACGAGGATTCAATTGAGGACGTTGATGAAGATATCGCTCATGGGTTAAACGAGGAAAACGCGATTGATGACACAGACAACGACATTGTTTATGGCACTGATGATGAAATGGTGATTGAAGACACAGATAATGAATTCCTGATGGATGGTCCTGACGGTGAATACATTGAAGATACTGATGAGGAAACTTTGGTACACTTAGACGTACCGAATGTTATCGAAAGTGCTGATGATACGTATGGTGAACGCATGGATGACTCGAGCGTCAATGTTATTTATGAGACTGATGAAGAGGACAGTGAAGGAGACCTGGTTAATGAAGGTGATAATGTTAAGACTGAGAGGAAGAACACTCTTGATGTGGATAATTCTGAGAGTGTGCCGAGTAGAAATGAGGAACCATTGTTGCATGCAGAACTTACCGACGACAAAAAGAAACCTGGACATCAAAATACTGTGCCTGAAAGTAATAATTTGCAAACTGATACGACAAAACCACTCCAGTATGACAGAAAGAAGGACCAAGAAGCTGATGATGAGGGCGACGAAAGTGATCACGCAAAAGATCAAGGAAAACCAACCGACTGCAAAACGCAATGCAGTAGCGCTGATGGAAGTTTCAAGTCCTCTGATCGTAAGACTGAAGGAGATGGACTCGTGAGGGACGGCATGAAGATTCTTAGCCATGGCAGTCGTGATGATAGTCCAGGCGCGTTGGGTAGTCCAGACGGTAGTGGCTTTGTGAGTGACGGTactgaagaggaagataaagtagTGAGAAGTAGTGCTAGCAAGGTTAGTGATGAGGCAGAAGTAGCTGGAGGTAGTGTAGATGATGGTAGAGTTAGAGGTAGTCACACTAACAAAATTTTGAATGTCCATGACCATATCAGTAACAGTGTTCCTGAAATTGATCCAGAGTTGCCGGCGGACCAAGAAGACACAAAATCAGTAAGCCCCGAAGAGAGACCTCCGGAAGATTCTCAAACTGAGGAccaaagtgaggaggagga encodes the following:
- the LOC126996222 gene encoding protein PFC0760c-like isoform X2, translating into MTREKDSEGTDQSNLCESILSTDKSSADKIHIDRRAQSNSCNDIPSDRTEQQSEVSTDPTQVYSIYREDDIDTLLDDDDNDNNNNNNNDDNNNKKKDHKTTGDTSSHSGNVDKTNPIHEDRGGDSRQVDVDLGEGNTETHRTIRSVREEGVTSFEVLPDDDRMTTDEELEAGKYVGQASENVGDNAFAGRSNVEAGVGNEVDSTISFEAENGEIYIEVHDASNADKTQNVYEMYEDVNVPLTDEYLREKRPNVPNFNHKTLDGKLNIAPNAVNQMEDENDDVRNLVDETTIYISDQNTVVEDFEDEGVNSQQEFADTSDEYFYDPRIFIEDTDDDDGPDMDENVIEDADEEDGLEMSNGYVIEVTEDEDSIEDVDEDIAHGLNEENAIDDTDNDIVYGTDDEMVIEDTDNEFLMDGPDGEYIEDTDEETLVHLDVPNVIESADDTYGERMDDSSVNVIYETDEEDSEGDLVNEGDNVKTERKNTLDVDNSESVPSRNEEPLLHAELTDDKKKPGHQNTVPESNNLQTDTTKPLQYDRKKDQEADDEGDESDHAKDQGKPTDCKTQCSSADGSFKSSDRKTEGDGLVRDGMKILSHGSRDDSPGALGSPDGSGFVSDGTEEEDKVVRSSASKVSDEAEVAGGSVDDGRVRGSHTNKILNVHDHISNSVPEIDPELPADQEDTKSVSPEERPPEDSQTEDQSEEEEEVEETSNLVDRVTTSPLTVCSDDAGEDNDEWVFVKFILDKIRAIIWNITVFCFVCYAGMYLF
- the LOC126996222 gene encoding protein PFC0760c-like isoform X3, with protein sequence MTREKDSEGTDQSNLCESILSTDKSSADKIHIDRRAQSNSCNDIPSDRTEQQSEVSTDPTQVYSIYREDDIDTLLDDDDNDNNNNNNNDDNNNKKKDHKTTGDTSSHSGNVDKTNPIHEDRGGDSRQVDVDLGEGNTETHRTIRSVREEGVTSFEVLPDDDRMTTDEELEAGKYVGQASENVGDNAFAGRSNVEAGVGNEVDSTISFEAENGEIYIEVHDASNADKTQNVYEMYEDVNVPLTDEYLREKRPNVPNFNHKTLDGKLNIAPNAVNQMEDENDDVRNLVDETTIYISDQNTVVEDFEDEGVNSQQEFADTSDEYFYDPRIFIEDTDDDDGPDMDENVIEDADEEDGLEMSNGYVIEVTEDEDSIEDVDEDIAHGLNEENAIDDTDNDIVYGTDDEMVIEDTDNEFLMDGPDGEYIEDTDEETLVHLDVPNVIESADDTYGERMDDSSVNVIYETDEEDSEGDLVNEGDNVKTERKNTLDVDNSESVPSRNEEPLLHAELTDDKKKPGHQNTVPESNNLQTDTTKPLQYDRKKDQEADDEGDESDHAKDQGKPTDCKTQCSSADGSFKSSDRKTEGDGLVRDGMKILSHGSRDDSPGALGSPDGSGFVSDGTEEEDKVVRSSASKVSDEAEVAGGSVDDGRVRGSHTNKILNVHDHISNSVPEIDPELPADQEDTKSVSPEERPPEDSQTEDQSEEEEEVEETRTTLVRTTMSGSSSSLFWTRSEQLSGTSLCFASCATPACTYSEARLAEKRKDSK
- the LOC126996222 gene encoding protein PFC0760c-like isoform X1, whose protein sequence is MTREKDSEGTDQSNLCESILSTDKSSADKIHIDRRAQSNSCNDIPSDRTEQQSEVSTDPTQVYSIYREDDIDTLLDDDDNDNNNNNNNDDNNNKKKDHKTTGDTSSHSGNVDKTNPIHEDRGGDSRQVDVDLGEGNTETHRTIRSVREEGVTSFEVLPDDDRMTTDEELEAGKYVGQASENVGDNAFAGRSNVEAGVGNEVDSTISFEAENGEIYIEVHDASNADKTQNVYEMYEDVNVPLTDEYLREKRPNVPNFNHKTLDGKLNIAPNAVNQMEDENDDVRNLVDETTIYISDQNTVVEDFEDEGVNSQQEFADTSDEYFYDPRIFIEDTDDDDGPDMDENVIEDADEEDGLEMSNGYVIEVTEDEDSIEDVDEDIAHGLNEENAIDDTDNDIVYGTDDEMVIEDTDNEFLMDGPDGEYIEDTDEETLVHLDVPNVIESADDTYGERMDDSSVNVIYETDEEDSEGDLVNEGDNVKTERKNTLDVDNSESVPSRNEEPLLHAELTDDKKKPGHQNTVPESNNLQTDTTKPLQYDRKKDQEADDEGDESDHAKDQGKPTDCKTQCSSADGSFKSSDRKTEGDGLVRDGMKILSHGSRDDSPGALGSPDGSGFVSDGTEEEDKVVRSSASKVSDEAEVAGGSVDDGRVRGSHTNKILNVHDHISNSVPEIDPELPADQEDTKSVSPEERPPEDSQTEDQSEEEEEVEETRFVEVTLNLEENEPSAGVSEDDAGEDNDEWVFVKFILDKIRAIIWNITVFCFVCYAGMYLF
- the LOC126996222 gene encoding protein PFC0760c-like isoform X10, giving the protein MTREKDSEGTDQSNLCESILSTDKSSADKIHIDRRAQSNSCNDIPSDRTEQQSEVSTDPTQVYSIYREDDIDTLLDDDDNDNNNNNNNDDNNNKKKDHKTTGDTSSHSGNVDKTNPIHEDRGGDSRQVDVDLGEGNTETHRTIRSVREEGVTSFEVLPDDDRMTTDEELEAGKYVGQASENVGDNAFAGRSNVEAGVGNEVDSTISFEAENGEIYIEVHDASNADKTQNVYEMYEDVNVPLTDEYLREKRPNVPNFNHKTLDGKLNIAPNAVNQMEDENDDVRNLVDETTIYISDQNTVVEDFEDEGVNSQQEFADTSDEYFYDPRIFIEDTDDDDGPDMDENVIEDADEEDGLEMSNGYVIEVTEDEDSIEDVDEDIAHGLNEENAIDDTDNDIVYGTDDEMVIEDTDNEFLMDGPDGEYIEDTDEETLVHLDVPNVIESADDTYGERMDDSSVNVIYETDEEDSEGDLVNEGDNVKTERKNTLDVDNSESVPSRNEEPLLHAELTDDKKKPGHQNTVPESNNLQTDTTKPLQYDRKKDQEADDEGDESDHAKDQGKPTDCKTQCSSADGSFKSSDRKTEGDGLVRDGMKILSHGSRDDSPGALGSPDGSGFVSDGTEEEDKVVRSSASKVSDEAEVAGGSVDDGRVRGSHTNKILNVHDHISNSVPEIDPELPADQEDTKSVSPEERPPEDSQTEDQSEEEEEVEETRFVEVTLNLEENEPSAGVSE
- the LOC126996222 gene encoding protein PFC0760c-like isoform X11; translated protein: MTREKDSEGTDQSNLCESILSTDKSSADKIHIDRRAQSNSCNDIPSDRTEQQSEVSTDPTQVYSIYREDDIDTLLDDDDNDNNNNNNNDDNNNKKKDHKTTGDTSSHSGNVDKTNPIHEDRGGDSRQVDVDLGEGNTETHRTIRSVREEGVTSFEVLPDDDRMTTDEELEAGKYVGQASENVGDNAFAGRSNVEAGVGNEVDSTISFEAENGEIYIEVHDASNADKTQNVYEMYEDVNVPLTDEYLREKRPNVPNFNHKTLDGKLNIAPNAVNQMEDENDDVRNLVDETTIYISDQNTVVEDFEDEGVNSQQEFADTSDEYFYDPRIFIEDTDDDDGPDMDENVIEDADEEDGLEMSNGYVIEVTEDEDSIEDVDEDIAHGLNEENAIDDTDNDIVYGTDDEMVIEDTDNEFLMDGPDGEYIEDTDEETLVHLDVPNVIESADDTYGERMDDSSVNVIYETDEEDSEGDLVNEGDNVKTERKNTLDVDNSESVPSRNEEPLLHAELTDDKKKPGHQNTVPESNNLQTDTTKPLQYDRKKDQEADDEGDESDHAKDQGKPTDCKTQCSSADGSFKSSDRKTEGDGLVRDGMKILSHGSRDDSPGALGSPDGSGFVSDGTEEEDKVVRSSASKVSDEAEVAGGSVDDGRVRGSHTNKILNVHDHISNSVPEIDPELPADQEDTKSVSPEERPPEDSQTEDQSEEEEEVEETSSRVKPNTSAVPKGVAGK